DNA sequence from the Dryobates pubescens isolate bDryPub1 chromosome 8, bDryPub1.pri, whole genome shotgun sequence genome:
ACAGTCCAATGAGTAACAGCAATGGCATATGGTTGCTATGGCTATTTATAGATTCAtaggttggttttggttggaagggatcttaaggaTCAAGtcccgtgggcagggacaccttccactagatcccTCTCAGACTTGTGCTCTAGTCCCTTCACCACCTTTCTTACCCTTCTTTGGGCCCAATCCAGCACCACAATGTCCTTTtcatagtgaggggcccaaaactgaacagagtACCCAAGgagtggcctcatcagtgctgagttgGGGATTGTCCCCCCCAGCCTTACTCATGCTAGCCACACTCTtgctgacccaagccaggatgttgttggccTCCTTGACCACacactggctcatattcagctggttATTGACCAATACAGGACTATTTCCACCAGGCAGACCTCTAGCCACTCTTCCCCACTCTTATAGCATTGTTATGTGTCCCAGTTGTAGGTCTGACCTCAGAAGGGACCAGTCACCTATAAACTTTTGACCCTGGCCATTTATTTTATGCCCTCTCCACACAATTTCCATTGCAGCAATCTTTTGCTCCTTtcaaacaagggaaaaaacaaacaccacacaccaccaaaaaaaccccaaaccaacagaaatCTTCCCCAAGTACTGCTTCACAAGCATAATGCACCATCTGGATTTGATACTGCAATGTTCTATTacagtggggggggaaaaaaatggagatAGAGAAAAATACATAATCcatcccaaaaaaaaaacctttttatTTGCCAAACTGAATGCACTGTTTGGCTTTCTTGAGGGGAGGCACAGAAATAGAAAGACCTGAACAAAGGGGTTACTTGTCATTTTGATGCTTGTAAGACCATCTTACCAGCCTTCCTGTTAGCTGCTCAGCACATTTCCCTTCACTGGATACTTCATCAATGCTAAAATAagcaaagctgtggtgctgagggacagggcttagcaccagacttggtagacatagagaagggttggagtcaatattaaatgtcttttccaaacaaaacaactctgATTCTATACCTTATAGATGACCTACAGAAGCAGTGGTCTAACCATCAGGTGGAGgacagtggtgaagccctgcaatgggttgtccagggaggtggttggggccccgtccctggaggtgttttaagacccggctggatgaggctctggccagcctggtctagtgtggggtgtccctgcccatggcaggggggttggaactagatgatctttgtggtcccttccaaccctgactgatactatgtcAATATGACAATAGCTTCTCTAACCCCAATGAACGGTATGTGACCAGCATCTCTCCATACCTTGCATGGCTTCATGTACACAACTGTACAGTGAGGTGCATAAATGAGATTGCCAAGGCAAACTGTGCCTCCTCTCAGACAAGTTACAAGATCCATAGTTTAGAAGATCCAGGGTATAATCTAGGTAGCCAGATCTTGGTTCTTGCTTAGAAGTTAGTTCCCTGTGCCAATAAAGAAGGGGAAGTATGGTATGTGCATATGTAAGAGCACACAAGCAAGGGACCAGCTTTATGCCAGTGCTGCTTTCAGGCACACATTTGGATGCTGAAACAGGTTCTAACTACATGATGCCCTTGAACTGGAGATCACAGGAATAGCGGAGAGAGAGTTGGGAATAAGGTTTGGTTCTCAGCTGCCCGAGTACTCCACATCCGCAGTGCTTAGGAGTGATAGAGGTGGTGGCCAGAAGTGGTTGGGAAAGGAGCCCCCATGGTGGCCGAGTGGTGGAAATTACAGCTGTCACCTGTCTTTGTGCCTGGATATTCCACACTGCCAGGACAGCTGTGATAAAAGTCTACTTTGTGCTGGGAAATGAAGCCCACTGTCTGCTGGACGCTGCAGGTGCCCCCACCTTTGCCAAAGACTCCTCCATCCTCACTGCTCACGATTGTGTAAGCGTTCTGGCCTGCTCCGtagtgctggctgggagggggcactgCTTGGAtgttgctggctgctgggactgGGTAGCCCTGATGGAATTTGGAGTGCACATCAAGATAAGTACTTGCCTGGAAGCCACTCTGCAAGGGAAAGACAGTGAGTCAGAACACAGTTTCTGCACTGGTGTCCACAGGCCTGACATGTATTGAGGCTCTGTTCCATCGCTTTTCAGATTGCCTTTGATCAGCAGCAGTGACATGGGAGTAAAGGAAGGATGGCTTCCATCCCCATAGTTCAGGGAAGGCTATGCAgtcatgtgtgtatatatatatatatatatatatatatatatatatctcaggAAAACAGCTTTTCTTTGGAAGCATTTCAGTGGCATAGTCAGCTAGGCTACCTCCAGAACATGGAGGATTTTGCCAAGCCTGTGCCTCTGCACTGAACAAATGAGAAGGCAGAGTGCACTGATGCTTGTATACTTAATTTGCCCCAGTGGAGGATCACTGGATTTATCTGcccaggagattccatctgaacacagggaaaagcttctttcctgtgagggtgcatcactgaccaggctgcccagagaggttttggagtctcctccttcagagactttcaaaacccgcctggacAAGTTCATGTGCAGCCTGGTGTAGGTGaaactgctttagcaggaggattagagtagatgatctccagagctcccttccagcccctactattctgtgaaaGCCCATGGTGAGCTGTGTCCTTACTTGCATGAGGCACTGAGCCCGTTCAGTCCACAGGCTGTGCTTCTGGCACCTTTTCAGCTTCATCCTCCGGTTCTGGAACCAAGTCTTCACCTGAGTAAGGAAGGGGGAGCAGAGAAACCATCagcaaagaggagggaaaggcaaacGTTATCAGATTCAGAAGCAGGAAGAACCGGGAGGAGAGTGACCAGATGGCATAGATACATGGGCAGCAGCAGATAAAAGCTTTGAAAagctccctggggttgttgcCAAGGGGAGATATCTGtctggcagcctcagcaggtggCTGGTTCATCTGCATGTTGGGGGGAGAAGGCAGTGTTATACCCACATGATAGTTCTATCTGCACAAATTGATTCATTTCAATCAAATGTGCAAATCTGACCCACCCAGCTCTTGACAAGCCCCTGTGATATATGCAAGCTTGTAAGACACTCTTTCTGCACGCTCATGAGTGGAGGAGATAAAGGCTTGCTCCTTGTACCCAGCAGTTCCCAAATTCAAAGCTCCTTGCTGAGGTGAATTCCAGAGCTGTttcccc
Encoded proteins:
- the LOC104296816 gene encoding homeobox protein NANOG, with the protein product MSAHLALPPYQAYPSGTGMGYLEFYWNSAGEAGHASTSAGPAAVTSATLSPEAARKRQTTEASPVSSSSGNFSHFTPDSATSPHSASSSPQPTAKSQKGREDSVEGVRKAKSRTAFSKEQLQTLHQRFQSQKYLSPQQIRELAAALGLTYKQVKTWFQNRRMKLKRCQKHSLWTERAQCLMQSGFQASTYLDVHSKFHQGYPVPAASNIQAVPPPSQHYGAGQNAYTIVSSEDGGVFGKGGGTCSVQQTVGFISQHKVDFYHSCPGSVEYPGTKTGDSCNFHHSATMGAPFPTTSGHHLYHS